In Bacillota bacterium, one DNA window encodes the following:
- a CDS encoding cob(I)yrinic acid a,c-diamide adenosyltransferase: MTQTVHDKNGALGLVQIYTGPGKGKTTAALGLAIRAIGHGMRVVVIQFLKGKDRPGEVIFAEKFCPSLLRFHRFGTGEFIINRQATPEEVASAKEGMAAAAEIVASGGADILILDEISHAVNLNLVSAQEVNDLLAARRYPMEIILTGRDFPEEILEQANLISEIQEIKHPFGEGISARKGIEY; this comes from the coding sequence ATGACACAGACCGTTCATGACAAAAATGGGGCTTTGGGATTGGTGCAGATCTATACCGGGCCCGGAAAGGGGAAGACCACCGCTGCCTTAGGGCTAGCAATTCGGGCCATTGGCCATGGTATGCGAGTGGTTGTTATTCAGTTTCTGAAGGGCAAAGATCGACCGGGCGAGGTGATCTTTGCCGAGAAGTTCTGTCCCAGCCTGCTGCGATTTCACCGATTTGGCACTGGAGAATTTATCATCAATCGCCAAGCAACCCCGGAGGAAGTAGCTTCAGCTAAGGAGGGGATGGCTGCGGCGGCGGAAATTGTGGCTTCTGGTGGAGCAGACATTCTCATCCTCGATGAGATCAGCCATGCTGTTAATCTCAACCTGGTGTCGGCCCAGGAGGTAAATGACCTGCTGGCAGCCCGACGATATCCCATGGAGATAATCCTCACTGGACGGGATTTTCCCGAGGAAATTTTGGAACAAGCTAATCTTATTTCTGAAATTCAAGAAATTAAGCACCCTTTTGGGGAGGGAATTTCTGCCAGAAAGGGTATAGAGTATTAG
- a CDS encoding sodium-translocating pyrophosphatase has product MSTTVGLIIGILSLVVAYMYSSRINAVSAGTERMKEIAGYIEEGAMAFLKREYRALAIFAVVMFLILTFAPGLGISVALCFVLGAVFSVLAGYFGMRVATRANVRTANAARESGLAQALNVAFSGGAVMGLSVVGLGLLGVSLLYIIYGDPNIITGFGLGASSIALFARVGGGIYTKAADVGADLVGKVEAGIPEDDPRNPAVIADNVGDNVGDVAGMGADLFESYVGAIISAITLGALAYGVQGVALPILLSALGIVGSIIGTRFVRGDRDPAKALRMGEYVAAAIVVIGTLVLSQSLLGTLAPFVAVVAGLVVGMAIGQAAEYYTSDAYAPVKRIAAQSETGPATTIISGLSVGMYSTAIPVILIVAGILVAFFAAGGSSDITKGLYGIALSAVGMLATCGMTIAVDAYGPIADNAGGIAEMADLPSEVRDITDRLDSVGNTTAAIGKGFAIGSAALTALALFASYSQAVQLSLIDLLDPLVIAGLFIGSMLPFVFSAMTMDAVGKAANQMIEEVRRQFRSIPGIMEGKAKPEYAKCVDISTAAALREMLVPGLIAVVAPLAVGLLLGKAALGGLLAGALFSGVMMAIFMANAGGAWDNAKKYIEGGAHGGKGSEAHHAAVVGDTVGDPFKDTSGPSINILIKLMTIVALVFAPLFM; this is encoded by the coding sequence ATGAGTACTACCGTCGGTCTGATCATTGGTATTCTATCCCTCGTGGTTGCCTACATGTACTCATCCCGGATCAATGCCGTATCCGCAGGCACTGAACGGATGAAGGAAATTGCAGGCTACATAGAAGAGGGCGCTATGGCTTTTCTCAAAAGAGAGTACCGAGCCTTGGCAATCTTTGCCGTCGTGATGTTTCTTATCCTTACTTTTGCACCGGGTCTTGGTATTTCCGTTGCACTGTGCTTTGTGCTAGGGGCTGTTTTCTCCGTTCTGGCCGGCTACTTTGGCATGCGGGTAGCTACTAGAGCTAACGTACGTACTGCTAATGCAGCTCGGGAAAGTGGACTGGCCCAAGCCTTGAACGTAGCCTTTTCCGGTGGCGCCGTTATGGGATTGTCTGTAGTGGGATTAGGTCTGCTGGGAGTCAGTTTATTGTACATCATTTACGGTGATCCCAACATCATTACCGGATTTGGTCTTGGCGCTTCCTCGATAGCGCTCTTTGCCCGTGTCGGTGGTGGTATCTACACTAAGGCTGCTGACGTTGGCGCTGACCTTGTTGGTAAGGTAGAGGCCGGTATTCCCGAGGACGATCCCCGCAACCCTGCGGTTATCGCTGACAACGTTGGTGACAACGTCGGTGACGTAGCGGGCATGGGTGCTGATCTCTTTGAATCCTACGTCGGTGCCATCATCTCGGCCATCACTTTGGGTGCTCTGGCCTATGGTGTGCAGGGAGTTGCCTTACCCATCCTCTTGTCTGCTCTCGGGATTGTTGGGTCCATCATTGGAACCCGCTTTGTCCGAGGCGACAGAGATCCTGCTAAGGCTTTGCGTATGGGTGAATACGTAGCCGCTGCTATTGTAGTCATCGGTACTTTGGTCCTCAGCCAAAGCTTGTTGGGAACCCTGGCTCCCTTCGTGGCTGTGGTTGCCGGTCTCGTTGTTGGAATGGCTATCGGTCAGGCTGCCGAGTACTACACCTCTGATGCCTATGCTCCCGTCAAGAGAATTGCAGCCCAGTCCGAGACTGGTCCTGCTACCACCATTATTAGTGGTCTGTCTGTAGGTATGTATTCAACTGCTATTCCTGTCATACTGATTGTGGCCGGTATTCTCGTTGCCTTCTTTGCCGCCGGTGGCAGTAGCGATATTACCAAGGGATTGTATGGCATTGCTCTGTCGGCCGTTGGTATGTTGGCAACCTGTGGGATGACCATTGCTGTCGATGCCTATGGTCCCATTGCTGATAACGCCGGTGGAATCGCTGAGATGGCTGACTTGCCCTCTGAGGTACGGGATATTACCGATAGACTTGACTCCGTCGGTAACACCACCGCTGCCATCGGTAAGGGTTTTGCCATTGGTTCCGCAGCCTTGACGGCTCTGGCGCTCTTTGCCTCATATTCTCAGGCTGTGCAGCTAAGCCTTATCGACCTGCTGGATCCGTTGGTAATTGCTGGCCTGTTTATCGGTAGTATGTTGCCCTTTGTGTTCTCAGCCATGACCATGGATGCTGTCGGTAAGGCGGCGAACCAGATGATTGAAGAGGTGCGCCGGCAGTTCCGGAGCATTCCTGGAATTATGGAAGGAAAGGCAAAGCCTGAGTATGCCAAGTGCGTGGACATTTCTACCGCTGCCGCGCTGCGTGAAATGCTCGTTCCAGGCTTAATTGCCGTTGTCGCTCCCTTAGCCGTAGGTCTGTTGTTGGGTAAGGCCGCCTTGGGTGGCTTGTTGGCTGGCGCATTGTTCTCCGGTGTAATGATGGCCATCTTTATGGCTAACGCCGGTGGAGCCTGGGACAACGCCAAGAAGTACATTGAAGGAGGCGCTCACGGCGGTAAGGGTTCCGAGGCCCACCATGCTGCCGTTGTCGGCGACACCGTAGGCGACCCCTTCAAGGATACTTCTGGACCTTCCATCAACATTTTGATCAAGCTGATGACCATTGTTGCGCTGGTCTTCGCACCGCTATTCATGTAG
- a CDS encoding sugar isomerase: MEAKAWKTGLDYLVEVYGEHRVSSAMAKLGELVIEVPSWGFGRGGTRFGSFIDGSEPRDLAGRLAEAGKLYQLTGQGKKVAFHFPWDGEGPECAPEIKVLLKKYGLEAGAINSNMFEPRAEGPLNYELRLGSFTHPDKKVRAAAVAHNIDCLEIGRALGSGLLSVWLPDGSNSPGQTSLYDQADWLESSLQEIYAALQPQEKLLLEYKFFEPGFYSTAVADWGRALKVCEKLGDQAEVLVDLGHHPLATNIEQIVALLLREGRLGGFHINDRKYADDDLAAGSIDPAQLFRIFVTILEGEERGLTPVAEINFTIDQSHCIKNPTMELAETIENIQMAFIRACMVDQQALAEARAQKDLIRADAILRDGFNCDPRPLLQAYRDSKNLSLDPLV, from the coding sequence ATGGAGGCAAAGGCTTGGAAAACGGGTCTTGATTATCTCGTCGAAGTATACGGAGAGCATCGGGTAAGTTCTGCGATGGCCAAATTGGGCGAGCTGGTAATCGAGGTGCCCAGCTGGGGCTTTGGCCGGGGAGGTACCCGGTTTGGCTCCTTTATTGACGGTAGTGAGCCGCGGGACTTGGCCGGGCGATTGGCTGAGGCTGGGAAGCTGTATCAGCTAACGGGGCAGGGGAAGAAAGTCGCCTTTCACTTTCCTTGGGACGGAGAGGGTCCGGAGTGTGCTCCTGAGATCAAGGTGTTACTGAAGAAGTACGGACTGGAGGCCGGAGCTATCAACTCCAATATGTTTGAGCCCCGAGCTGAGGGTCCCCTCAACTATGAACTGCGACTGGGCTCCTTTACCCACCCCGACAAGAAGGTGCGGGCCGCTGCGGTAGCCCATAACATCGACTGCTTGGAAATTGGTCGCGCCTTGGGCAGCGGCCTATTGAGCGTGTGGCTTCCCGATGGCAGCAATTCTCCGGGCCAGACCAGTCTCTACGATCAGGCCGATTGGCTGGAGTCCAGTCTCCAGGAAATATACGCTGCCTTGCAGCCGCAAGAGAAGCTCCTACTGGAGTACAAGTTCTTTGAACCAGGATTTTATTCCACTGCCGTTGCCGACTGGGGCAGGGCCTTAAAGGTCTGCGAAAAGCTCGGTGACCAGGCCGAGGTTTTGGTGGACTTAGGCCATCATCCCCTGGCCACTAATATTGAGCAGATCGTTGCATTGCTGCTGCGAGAAGGACGCCTCGGTGGTTTCCACATTAATGATAGAAAGTATGCCGACGATGATTTGGCCGCGGGGTCCATCGATCCTGCTCAGCTCTTTAGGATATTCGTCACCATTCTCGAGGGAGAGGAGCGGGGCTTGACGCCGGTGGCGGAGATCAACTTCACCATCGACCAAAGCCACTGTATCAAGAATCCCACCATGGAACTGGCAGAAACCATTGAGAACATTCAGATGGCCTTTATTAGAGCCTGCATGGTGGATCAACAGGCCCTGGCTGAAGCTCGTGCTCAAAAGGACCTGATTAGGGCCGATGCTATTTTGCGAGATGGTTTCAATTGTGACCCGAGGCCTCTGTTGCAGGCCTATCGGGACAGCAAGAACCTAAGCTTAGATCCCTTGGTCTAA